The genomic DNA GCCAGCATGCCGGCGTGCTTGCCCGAGCAGTTGTTGTGCAGCCGCCCGGGCGCCAGGCCCGCCTCGTTCAGCAGCCGCGTGGCCGCGTCGTCGAAGGGCGCATGAGCGCCGCAGGCCAGCGCATCGACCTCCACGCCCGCCTTGGCGAGGATGGACTGCGCCAAGCGGACGTGCCGTTCGGTGCCGGAATGCGAGCCGCAGCACAGCGCCAGTTCCTCGGGCGTGAGACCGAAGCGTTCGTACGCGCCGTCCTCCACGAGCGGGAGCGCCTGGAAAGGCTTGGCGGCGGATCGCAGGAAGGTGACCAGGTCCGCGTTTCCGGCGTAGGCGCGCAGCGTGCCGCCCGCATCCACCACGGCCACGTGCACGCGGTGCCACGACTCCACCACGCTGCCGCGCAGCACCTCCACCACGCTCTCCGGTCCGCTCATCACCCGTCCATGCCCTGTGTCAGAAGCTTCCCCATCCCGTCGTACCGCCGCCGCGCATCGGCCGAACCGCCGCGGGAATGCAAGCCGTCGCCGTTGAACCGCATGGTCGATCGGAAGATGCGCGGCCGCTCATCGCCAGAATCGGAAGATGCACATCCGCCGGAAACCTGCCGCCCCGCGACTCTTCCGCCGATGTTCAGCCGAGGCGCCCGGAGTTGCCCATCCGTCGACCTGCCGTTTTTTCCGCAGATGCGATGCGGCCCGACTGGTCGGAAGATGCACATCGAACGAGTCGCCGTTGGCCGACCGATTCGGCCGATGCGAGGCAATCGACCCCAGCGCGAGAAGCGCATCTACCGAAGGCAAGCGCGTCCACCGTGACCGCGCCGATACGATGCAGCAGACGGGCCGCGGTTCGGGGGCGGGAATATAGGCCCGCGAACGGGCGCCGTCCACGCGCCGGAAAAGCGGAGGAGGAGGAACACCGCGGCGTTCCTCCTCCGTTCGCGTAACCAGCCGGGCGCTCAGCGGTGTCGCGTACGAGCCGTGCCGGCCTGACGCAGAAGCGTCGCCTGGTCGGGGGCACCGTGCAGCAGGCGGACGGCGGCCTGGACCACGTTGTCGGCGGCGTCGATGCGCTGCTCGGCGGCCTCGGGTCCGAAGCGCGCCGTGGCGATCTCGTCGGCGATGCGGGCGTCCACGTACTTGGCGGCGCCCGCGACCTGCGCCCAGCTCACGTCCACCCCCGCCGCCCGCAGCCGGCCGAACACCTCGCGCCGCATATCCGGCGTCACGGAGAAGCTCCGCGCCAGCTGCGGGTGGGCGCGCGCGTAGTCCAGCCCGTAGCGGAAAAGCACGTCGTTGAACTGGCGCCCCGAGCGCGCCGCGGCGGCGAAGAACGCCTGCTCGGCGGTCGTCGCCGTATCCGGCAGCACCTCCACGTCCGGCACGATCCCGCCCCCGCCGTACACCACGCGGCCGGAGTCTGTGTGGTACGCCTGGCGCTTCGCCGTGTCGCGCACACCCGCGTGTCCGCCAGGTGCCGCCGCGGCGGAGGAGGTGTCGGCATCCTCGCCGTCCTCGCCCGCCGCGTCCTCGGCGTCGGCCTCGTGCGGCTTCTGGATGGAGCGGCCGGAAGGCGTGTACCAGCGCGCCGTGGTCATCTTCAGCACGTTGCCGCCGCTGAGCGGGAAGATGGACTGCACCGAGCCCTTGCCGTAGCTGGTCTGCCCCATCACCAGCGCGCGGTCGTGGTCCTGCAGCGCGCCGGACACGATCTCCGCCGCGCTGGCCGAGTAGTCGTCGACCAGCACGACCACGGGCAGGCCGGCGTAGCTCTCCGGCGTCTCGGCCACGAACGTCTCGTTCTCCCGCGGGTCGCGCGCGCGGGTCTGCACGATGGTCTTGCCGCGCGGCAGGAAGAGGTCGGCCACCGAGGCGCCCTGGTCCAGCAGCCCGCCGGGGTTGCCGCGCAGGTCGAACACCAGGCCGCGCATGCCCTGCGCCCGCAGCCGGTCCATCGCGGCGCGGATCTCGGCCGTGGAGCTGTCGGCGAAGACGCTCAGGTTCACGTAGCCCACGCTGCCGTCCAGCATGTATGCGTACGGCACGGACTTGACGTGGATCTCGTCGCGCACGATGCGGAAGTCCATCCGCCCGTCCACTCCCGGCCGCTCCACCACCAGCAACGCCGCGCTTCCCTTCGGCCCCCGCAGCCGCTTCACCGCGGAGTCGGCGCTCCACCCGTGCGTGTCCGCCCCGCCGATGCGCACCATGTGGTCGCCCACGCGCATGCCCGCGCGCTGCGCCGGCGTGCCCGGCAGCACCGAGGTCGCCGTGGGCCACCCCTCGCGCACCGCCACGCCGATGCCCAGCCCGGCGAACTCGCCGCTGGTCTGCGTGTGCAGCGCCGCGTACTCCTCGGGCGACATGAGCACGCTGTGCGGGTCGTGCAGCGCCGACACCACGCCCTGCGCGGAGAGACGGTACAGCTCGTCCACCGTCTTCGGCTCCACGTAGTCTTGCGAGACGTGCTGCATCACCTCCGCGAGCAGGTGCGCCGCGGCGGGCGAGCCGTCGCCGCGCCCCGCGTCGTGCCGCAGCAGCCATCCCCCGGAGATGAACGCGACGCCCGCCACCAGCGCGGGCGCCACCAGCCTGCGATCCAGCCTCATCGTGCCTCCGCTGAGCGCAT from Longimicrobiaceae bacterium includes the following:
- a CDS encoding S41 family peptidase; the protein is MRLDRRLVAPALVAGVAFISGGWLLRHDAGRGDGSPAAAHLLAEVMQHVSQDYVEPKTVDELYRLSAQGVVSALHDPHSVLMSPEEYAALHTQTSGEFAGLGIGVAVREGWPTATSVLPGTPAQRAGMRVGDHMVRIGGADTHGWSADSAVKRLRGPKGSAALLVVERPGVDGRMDFRIVRDEIHVKSVPYAYMLDGSVGYVNLSVFADSSTAEIRAAMDRLRAQGMRGLVFDLRGNPGGLLDQGASVADLFLPRGKTIVQTRARDPRENETFVAETPESYAGLPVVVLVDDYSASAAEIVSGALQDHDRALVMGQTSYGKGSVQSIFPLSGGNVLKMTTARWYTPSGRSIQKPHEADAEDAAGEDGEDADTSSAAAAPGGHAGVRDTAKRQAYHTDSGRVVYGGGGIVPDVEVLPDTATTAEQAFFAAAARSGRQFNDVLFRYGLDYARAHPQLARSFSVTPDMRREVFGRLRAAGVDVSWAQVAGAAKYVDARIADEIATARFGPEAAEQRIDAADNVVQAAVRLLHGAPDQATLLRQAGTARTRHR